A single window of Pseudomonas benzenivorans DNA harbors:
- a CDS encoding class I SAM-dependent methyltransferase, with the protein MNPTALDTLHQHLLCALNPPPAEARRLFHGRGRRWPGLEQLTVDWLQGVLLVSLFRQPEAGELAALRQLLLALAESTAWRASQAQAIVLQHRYLPDSPGEWLLGEPCEHWQISEGGLRFLLDLGRKQNTGLFLDMRYGRRWVREHAQGKRVLNLFAYTCGFSVAALAGGAEQVVNLDMAKAALSRGRDNHRLNQHDLARVSFLGHELFKSWGKVKKSGPYDLVIIDPPSFQKGSFVLTQDYHKVLRRLPELLAPQGTVLACLNDPAIGPEYLLEAMAEQAPGLRFVERLDNPPEFADIDPLGGLKALVFSSAETSSGDASA; encoded by the coding sequence ATGAATCCAACCGCCCTCGACACCTTGCACCAGCACCTGCTCTGCGCCTTGAATCCGCCGCCGGCCGAGGCCCGTCGGCTGTTCCACGGACGCGGGCGACGCTGGCCGGGCCTGGAGCAGCTCACCGTCGACTGGTTGCAGGGGGTGTTGCTGGTGTCGCTGTTTCGCCAGCCGGAGGCGGGCGAGCTGGCCGCCCTGCGGCAGCTGCTGCTGGCGTTGGCCGAGTCGACGGCCTGGCGGGCAAGCCAGGCCCAGGCGATTGTGCTGCAGCACCGCTACCTGCCGGACAGCCCCGGCGAGTGGCTGCTGGGCGAGCCCTGCGAACATTGGCAGATCAGCGAAGGCGGCCTGCGTTTCCTGCTGGACCTGGGTAGAAAGCAGAACACCGGCCTGTTCCTCGACATGCGTTATGGCCGCCGCTGGGTGCGCGAGCATGCCCAGGGCAAGCGGGTGCTCAACCTGTTTGCCTACACCTGCGGTTTCTCGGTGGCGGCGCTCGCCGGTGGCGCCGAGCAGGTGGTCAACCTGGACATGGCCAAGGCGGCGCTGAGCCGGGGCCGGGACAACCATCGGCTCAACCAGCATGACCTCGCTCGGGTGAGCTTCCTCGGCCATGAACTGTTCAAGTCCTGGGGCAAGGTGAAGAAGTCCGGGCCCTACGACCTGGTGATCATCGACCCGCCGTCCTTCCAGAAGGGCAGCTTCGTGCTGACCCAGGACTATCACAAGGTGCTGCGGCGCCTGCCCGAGTTGCTCGCGCCCCAGGGTACCGTGCTGGCGTGCCTCAACGATCCGGCCATCGGTCCCGAGTACCTGCTCGAGGCGATGGCCGAGCAGGCGCCGGGATTGCGCTTTGTCGAGCGCCTGGACAACCCGCCCGAGTTCGCCGATATCGACCCCCTGGGTGGGCTCAAGGCGCTGGTGTTCAGCAGCGCCGAGACGTCATCCGGGGACGCCTCGGCATAG
- a CDS encoding DEAD/DEAH box helicase: MLSAVKRYRLQLSGALARYFPRTTAYLHAEREAGLVEPPPARNSRKPGAASAKKPSAPRKKSAGTSKAAKQASPGIYGPAPLPIEAGQVRAMRERVAAAVAAGVISPPSEEQWAMILCRAPATRIFAGAGSGKSTTLVLRVVFMLCHLGVEPGRLTVISFTNASCAQLREQLLRVLEFWQYPFDAAMARQAVRTFHSAMAALAREVLDHPAWFEQLDDKAGGEPDNPLTSARLRPAQERLLKQAYQDCYDQDAQFRQRVHSLLGLPPPAADQHSTKAPLDGFKLAGEFTPAPLYEAFHAQAEFIESIGLRIDRLQPASLSCAAGERTFVEALMPFWRCFQASLQARGLMTFNGAFQRLTDSLAAGAPGLPAQALAPFQHLLIDEFQDISPQIVQWLQALHRALQRQKQAVSLMAIGDDWQSIYGWRGSSPELFMDFDRHFPGRGRSKHSTMLMLETNYRSIEPVIRDGEAVLAALEFKKAKRSQAFKAAHPGDHGVRLVSGFDLKARLPELIKEIEAQCRHAAARPSRERTAVLVLSRRNQPLQAIQAQLDRKLPVKAYTIHRAKGLQAEVAIIVDDCTPPEKHPLRNALYAQSGFFRNSYDQAMQDESLRLAYVAITRGVSRVLWFTRKPQGATELLARRAKG; encoded by the coding sequence ATGTTATCCGCCGTCAAACGCTACAGGCTGCAGCTCTCCGGGGCCCTGGCGCGCTACTTCCCACGCACCACCGCCTACCTGCACGCCGAACGTGAAGCCGGCCTTGTCGAGCCGCCTCCCGCCCGGAACTCGAGAAAGCCCGGCGCCGCCAGTGCCAAGAAGCCGAGCGCGCCCCGGAAAAAGTCAGCGGGAACGAGCAAGGCCGCCAAGCAGGCCAGCCCGGGCATCTACGGCCCCGCCCCGCTGCCGATCGAGGCCGGGCAGGTCCGCGCGATGCGCGAGCGGGTCGCCGCCGCCGTGGCCGCCGGGGTGATCAGCCCGCCTTCCGAGGAACAGTGGGCGATGATCCTCTGCCGCGCGCCGGCCACGCGCATCTTCGCCGGCGCCGGCTCGGGCAAGTCCACCACCCTGGTGCTGCGCGTGGTGTTCATGCTCTGTCACCTGGGCGTCGAGCCCGGTCGCCTGACGGTGATTTCCTTCACCAACGCCTCCTGCGCCCAGCTGCGCGAGCAGTTGCTGCGGGTCCTGGAGTTCTGGCAGTACCCCTTCGACGCCGCCATGGCCCGGCAGGCGGTGCGCACCTTCCACTCGGCGATGGCCGCCCTGGCCCGGGAAGTGCTCGACCACCCGGCCTGGTTCGAACAACTGGACGACAAGGCCGGCGGCGAGCCGGACAACCCGTTGACCAGCGCGCGCCTACGCCCGGCCCAGGAGCGCCTGCTCAAGCAGGCCTATCAGGATTGCTACGACCAGGACGCGCAGTTTCGCCAGCGGGTGCACAGCCTGCTGGGACTGCCGCCGCCCGCCGCCGACCAGCACAGCACCAAGGCGCCCCTGGACGGCTTCAAGCTGGCCGGGGAGTTCACCCCGGCGCCCTTGTACGAGGCCTTCCATGCCCAGGCCGAGTTCATCGAAAGTATCGGCCTGCGCATCGACCGGCTGCAGCCGGCGAGCCTGTCCTGCGCGGCCGGCGAGCGCACCTTCGTCGAAGCCCTGATGCCGTTCTGGCGCTGCTTCCAGGCCTCCCTGCAGGCCCGGGGCCTGATGACTTTCAACGGCGCCTTCCAGCGCCTCACCGACAGCCTCGCCGCTGGCGCGCCCGGCCTTCCGGCCCAGGCCCTGGCGCCCTTCCAGCACTTGCTGATCGATGAATTCCAGGACATCTCGCCACAGATCGTGCAATGGCTGCAGGCCCTGCACCGCGCCCTGCAGCGCCAGAAGCAGGCGGTCAGCCTGATGGCGATCGGCGACGACTGGCAGTCGATCTACGGCTGGCGCGGCAGCTCGCCCGAACTGTTCATGGACTTCGACAGGCATTTCCCCGGCCGCGGCCGCTCGAAGCACAGCACCATGCTCATGCTGGAAACCAACTACCGCTCCATCGAGCCGGTGATCCGCGACGGCGAGGCGGTGCTGGCGGCGCTGGAATTCAAGAAGGCCAAGCGCAGCCAGGCGTTCAAGGCCGCGCACCCGGGCGATCATGGCGTCAGGCTGGTATCGGGCTTCGACCTCAAGGCGCGCCTGCCGGAGCTGATCAAGGAAATCGAGGCGCAATGCCGGCATGCCGCCGCACGCCCAAGCCGCGAGCGTACCGCCGTGCTGGTCCTGAGCCGGCGCAACCAGCCCCTGCAGGCCATCCAGGCCCAGCTGGACCGCAAACTGCCGGTCAAGGCCTACACCATCCACCGCGCCAAGGGCCTGCAGGCCGAAGTCGCCATCATCGTCGACGACTGCACGCCGCCGGAAAAGCACCCGCTGCGCAACGCCCTCTACGCCCAGTCGGGGTTCTTCCGCAACAGCTACGACCAGGCCATGCAGGACGAAAGCCTGCGCCTGGCCTATGTCGCCATCACCCGCGGCGTCAGCCGCGTGCTGTGGTTCACCCGCAAGCCCCAGGGCGCGACCGAACTGCTGGCAAGGCGGGCCAAGGGCTGA
- a CDS encoding AzlD family protein, with product MSIETAGLDALALVLLMALVTLATRWGGVYVMSFVPIGYRVKQFIGAMSGSVLVALLAPMALQGDNAARLALLTTAGTMLLLKKPLPAIAAGVLAAALFRQF from the coding sequence GTGAGCATTGAAACGGCAGGTTTAGATGCCCTCGCCTTGGTACTGCTCATGGCACTTGTGACGCTGGCAACCCGCTGGGGCGGAGTCTATGTGATGTCCTTCGTGCCCATTGGCTATCGAGTAAAACAATTCATCGGCGCAATGTCTGGCTCGGTGCTGGTAGCCCTTCTGGCTCCAATGGCGCTACAGGGTGACAACGCCGCACGACTGGCCCTGCTGACGACGGCAGGCACCATGTTGCTGCTGAAGAAGCCGCTTCCAGCAATCGCTGCTGGAGTGTTGGCTGCTGCGCTTTTCCGGCAGTTTTGA
- a CDS encoding AzlC family ABC transporter permease produces the protein MTEVADKLHEFDHRMVWVGFTKLAPISLFVAIFGAAFGLAATQAGLSDAVIVAMSTLVFAGASQFAALELWGPDVSLLTLSITVFAINARHLLMGATLYPWLQHLPLRKRYGVMLVASDANWALSMQAFGNSQPGLGLLLGGGLALWLAWVAGTWLGVLFGGSIHDPKALGLDMVMGCFLLAMVVGGDKNLRILMIWIVAACASLLAYRYLPENSHVVVGAVAGGLVGTIWTENKREH, from the coding sequence ATGACAGAGGTTGCCGACAAGCTGCATGAGTTCGACCATCGGATGGTTTGGGTCGGTTTTACCAAGCTGGCGCCCATTTCCCTGTTTGTGGCGATATTCGGGGCGGCTTTCGGATTGGCGGCCACCCAGGCGGGACTGAGTGACGCCGTAATCGTGGCAATGAGCACCCTTGTGTTTGCCGGCGCGTCCCAGTTCGCCGCTCTGGAGCTGTGGGGCCCCGACGTCTCCCTGCTTACCCTGAGCATCACCGTGTTCGCAATCAATGCCCGCCACTTGCTAATGGGTGCAACGCTCTATCCGTGGCTGCAACACCTGCCCCTGAGGAAGCGCTACGGGGTGATGCTGGTCGCGTCCGACGCCAACTGGGCGCTGTCAATGCAGGCGTTTGGCAACAGCCAGCCCGGCTTGGGGCTCTTGCTGGGCGGCGGCCTGGCTCTATGGCTGGCTTGGGTGGCCGGCACCTGGCTTGGTGTCCTTTTTGGCGGTTCCATTCATGATCCCAAGGCTCTGGGGCTGGACATGGTGATGGGCTGTTTCCTGTTGGCAATGGTGGTCGGCGGGGATAAAAACCTGCGCATCTTGATGATCTGGATCGTCGCCGCTTGCGCGTCGCTGCTGGCATACCGGTATCTTCCCGAGAACAGCCATGTCGTCGTGGGTGCGGTGGCCGGCGGACTCGTCGGAACAATCTGGACGGAGAACAAGCGTGAGCATTGA
- a CDS encoding LysR family transcriptional regulator codes for MTFHDLQIDWMKCFVAVVDAGSLSGAAPQVHRSQSAVSMQIKKLETALGCQLLVRGPRQHQLTAQGQLLLGYARRMLDLHAETQAAFHGEELTGRIRLGVPDDYAARYLTPALKRFAPNFGAVEIELNCEQSTSLIPRVKSGNLDLALVSRDNPRHGVLLFHEPMVWVGDAQFQAWRRDPLPIAVYEDASLAKRSALQSLALQGRRFKVVYNSSSLAGQIAAVESGLAVAVLTQCSVPAHLKILGSEQGLGPLEPMEVAVFRSEASRGSKAVDSLHDLLIKTLRLSAPPKAQ; via the coding sequence ATGACGTTCCATGATCTGCAGATAGATTGGATGAAATGCTTCGTGGCCGTGGTGGATGCAGGTTCGCTATCTGGCGCCGCTCCGCAAGTGCATCGCTCTCAGTCGGCGGTCAGTATGCAGATCAAGAAGCTGGAGACGGCCCTGGGTTGTCAGCTTTTGGTGCGAGGGCCGCGCCAGCACCAGCTTACGGCTCAAGGGCAGTTGTTGCTGGGTTACGCACGGCGAATGCTTGATCTGCATGCCGAAACCCAGGCGGCCTTCCATGGGGAGGAGCTGACGGGGCGGATTCGTCTTGGCGTACCGGATGATTACGCCGCGCGTTACCTGACACCAGCACTCAAACGCTTCGCTCCGAATTTCGGTGCGGTGGAAATCGAGTTGAACTGCGAGCAATCGACTTCCCTGATTCCCCGAGTGAAAAGCGGCAATCTTGATCTCGCCCTGGTTTCTCGTGACAACCCTCGGCATGGAGTCTTGCTGTTTCATGAGCCGATGGTCTGGGTCGGCGATGCCCAGTTCCAGGCCTGGCGACGCGACCCGCTGCCCATCGCCGTCTATGAGGACGCCAGTCTTGCCAAGCGCAGCGCGTTGCAGTCGTTGGCACTCCAAGGGCGTCGATTCAAGGTGGTGTACAACAGCTCCAGCTTGGCGGGCCAAATTGCCGCCGTCGAAAGCGGCCTGGCGGTAGCGGTGCTTACACAATGCAGTGTTCCAGCGCACTTGAAGATCTTAGGCAGCGAGCAAGGCTTAGGCCCGCTGGAGCCCATGGAGGTCGCCGTGTTCCGAAGCGAGGCATCTCGGGGCTCGAAAGCGGTGGACAGTCTTCATGACCTTCTTATCAAGACACTTCGACTTTCTGCCCCTCCTAAGGCGCAATAG
- a CDS encoding NAD(P)/FAD-dependent oxidoreductase, whose product MKQQILIIGAGFGGMWSALSAVRLLDQQQRLDVAVTLLAPQAELRVRPRFYETDLASTVAPLGALFDTVGVRFVQGSATQIDGQSKRVTYRDASGSQAELGYDRLILASGSQVARPPLEGGGRVTFDVDSLESAQRLEAHLQSLGRQPESAARNTVVVVGGGFTGIETATEMPARLRAILGDKTQVRVIVVDTAKQIGSAMGQEIAGIVAEASASLGVTWRLGSPLSRGDEHGVQLGNGERIATSTVIFAVGVKASPLTRQIKGERDSHGRLHVDRNLRVLGQDAIYAAGDTACAAVDDQGNHALMTCQHAIAQGRSAGNNAAADLIGVAPIAYSQAKYVTCLDLGGWGAVFTEGWARKVLLTGKEGKELKTRINTRWIYPPAADRKTALAAADPSIPVVA is encoded by the coding sequence ATGAAACAGCAAATTCTGATCATCGGTGCCGGGTTCGGTGGGATGTGGAGCGCGCTCAGCGCCGTGCGCCTGCTCGATCAACAGCAACGCCTGGACGTAGCCGTCACCCTGCTCGCGCCCCAGGCGGAACTGCGCGTGCGGCCACGCTTCTACGAAACCGACCTGGCCAGCACCGTCGCCCCGCTCGGCGCGTTGTTCGATACCGTGGGCGTGCGCTTCGTCCAGGGTAGCGCCACGCAGATTGATGGGCAGAGCAAACGCGTGACCTACCGCGACGCCTCGGGCAGCCAAGCCGAGCTGGGTTATGACCGCCTGATTCTCGCCTCCGGCAGCCAAGTCGCCCGCCCGCCACTGGAGGGAGGCGGGCGCGTCACTTTCGATGTCGACAGCCTGGAGTCGGCGCAGAGACTCGAAGCGCATCTGCAGAGCCTGGGCCGGCAGCCGGAGAGCGCGGCGCGCAACACCGTGGTGGTGGTCGGCGGCGGCTTTACCGGTATCGAAACCGCCACCGAAATGCCGGCGCGCCTGCGCGCCATCCTCGGAGACAAGACGCAGGTCCGCGTGATCGTGGTGGATACGGCCAAACAGATTGGCAGTGCCATGGGCCAGGAAATTGCCGGGATCGTCGCCGAAGCCAGCGCCAGCCTGGGTGTTACCTGGAGGCTTGGCAGCCCGCTTTCCAGGGGCGATGAGCATGGCGTACAGCTGGGCAATGGTGAACGCATTGCCACCAGCACGGTGATCTTTGCCGTGGGCGTGAAGGCCTCACCGCTGACCCGGCAGATCAAGGGTGAGCGCGACTCGCATGGCCGCCTGCATGTCGACCGCAACCTTAGGGTGCTCGGCCAGGACGCTATCTATGCCGCTGGCGACACCGCCTGCGCGGCTGTGGACGACCAGGGCAATCACGCCCTGATGACCTGCCAACACGCTATAGCCCAGGGCCGTTCAGCCGGCAATAACGCCGCAGCGGACCTGATCGGCGTGGCACCGATTGCCTACAGCCAGGCCAAGTACGTCACCTGCCTGGACCTGGGCGGCTGGGGTGCGGTATTTACCGAAGGCTGGGCGCGCAAAGTGCTACTGACCGGCAAGGAAGGCAAGGAGCTGAAAACCCGGATCAACACCCGGTGGATCTACCCACCGGCAGCAGATCGAAAAACGGCCCTGGCTGCGGCTGACCCGTCGATCCCGGTGGTGGCTTAA
- the pdxR gene encoding MocR-like pyridoxine biosynthesis transcription factor PdxR yields MPPEKSPPQVLFLPLGMPEPGVSLQRWLYEALRSAILAGRLPAGSKLPSTRALAEYYQLARGTAQAAYQQLLSEGYVVAQTGSGTRVCQVLPDATLDAGYVRRRVEGQVEVPRTPPTTPWIERLDAIDPVFARRQVMPGLRPFFPHRGDTQAFPVDLWRKLHIQQLRASRLSILLDSDPGGLPALRAAIAGYLAIARGVQVPAERILVLNSVQQGLDLCLRLLAPGDSRVWMEDPGYPGARQLIDVSGVQRVDVPVDAFGIQVEEGVRLAPDARLAYVTPSRQAPLGGELSPARRLALLQWAAQHGSYIFEDDYDSEYRFIAKPIPALRSMPAAEQSVILAGTFSKLLFPTIRLAYLVLPEHLLESFTRAAALMSRHANSLAQAVLADFIHEGHFDRHVRRMRKIYASRAEAFAESARRHWQGLIEVPEIRAGLDISCNLQVESEQDAFARLQAAGIDVLPLARYCVKPRPPGLVLGFAPYDERAIEDAAKAVAVALR; encoded by the coding sequence ATGCCCCCCGAGAAATCGCCACCGCAGGTGCTCTTCCTGCCTCTGGGCATGCCCGAGCCGGGCGTTAGCCTGCAACGTTGGCTGTACGAAGCGCTGCGCAGCGCCATTCTCGCCGGGCGTCTGCCGGCCGGCAGCAAGCTGCCCAGTACGCGCGCCCTGGCCGAGTACTACCAGCTGGCCCGGGGCACCGCCCAGGCGGCCTACCAGCAGCTGCTTTCCGAGGGCTATGTGGTGGCGCAGACCGGCAGCGGCACTCGGGTTTGTCAGGTGTTGCCGGATGCCACGCTCGACGCCGGCTACGTGCGCCGCAGGGTCGAGGGCCAAGTGGAAGTCCCGCGCACGCCACCGACAACGCCGTGGATCGAGCGGCTGGATGCGATCGATCCGGTGTTTGCGCGGCGGCAGGTGATGCCCGGGCTGCGGCCGTTCTTTCCCCACCGTGGCGACACCCAGGCGTTTCCCGTCGATCTATGGCGCAAGCTGCATATCCAGCAGTTGCGTGCATCGCGCCTGTCGATCCTGCTGGATTCGGACCCCGGCGGGCTGCCGGCGTTGCGCGCGGCCATCGCCGGCTACCTGGCCATCGCCCGCGGTGTGCAGGTGCCCGCCGAGCGCATTCTGGTGCTCAACAGCGTGCAGCAAGGCCTCGACCTCTGCCTGCGGCTGTTGGCTCCGGGCGACTCCCGGGTGTGGATGGAAGATCCCGGCTACCCCGGGGCGCGCCAGCTGATCGATGTGTCGGGCGTACAGCGGGTGGACGTGCCAGTGGACGCTTTCGGCATTCAGGTGGAAGAAGGCGTGCGCCTGGCCCCCGATGCCAGGCTGGCCTACGTCACCCCATCGCGTCAGGCGCCACTGGGTGGTGAGTTGTCGCCGGCGCGGCGGCTGGCGTTGTTGCAGTGGGCGGCGCAGCACGGTAGCTACATCTTCGAGGACGACTACGACAGCGAGTACCGCTTTATCGCCAAGCCGATTCCGGCGCTGCGCTCAATGCCGGCGGCGGAGCAGTCGGTGATTCTTGCCGGCACCTTCAGCAAGCTGCTGTTTCCCACTATCCGTCTGGCCTACCTGGTATTGCCAGAGCATTTGCTGGAAAGCTTTACCCGTGCCGCTGCGCTGATGTCGCGCCACGCCAACAGCCTGGCGCAGGCGGTGTTGGCCGACTTTATTCATGAAGGACATTTCGACCGCCATGTGCGGCGCATGCGCAAGATCTATGCCTCACGCGCCGAGGCGTTTGCCGAGTCTGCTCGGCGTCATTGGCAAGGGCTGATCGAAGTGCCGGAAATTCGCGCCGGGCTGGATATCTCCTGCAACCTGCAGGTGGAAAGCGAGCAGGATGCCTTCGCGCGCCTGCAGGCGGCGGGTATCGATGTGCTGCCGCTGGCACGCTATTGCGTGAAACCGCGCCCACCGGGGCTGGTACTGGGTTTTGCCCCCTACGATGAACGTGCCATCGAGGACGCTGCCAAGGCTGTGGCTGTGGCATTGAGGTGA